A genome region from Bombilactobacillus bombi includes the following:
- a CDS encoding type I phosphomannose isomerase catalytic subunit: protein MMEPLFLKPVFQEKIWGGQKLAQEFNYDLPEGKIGECWAISAHPHGPSQVENGPYAGKYLNELWQSQPELFGNPQGKVFPLLTKILDAEDSLSVQVHPDNAYAKAHEGELGKTECWYIIAAEPDSYLIYGHNAKNHQEMKDMIESGDWQHFLKKLPVQAGDFVFVPSGTVHALNKGIVALETQQSSDTTYRLYDYDRVDMKTGKKRALHLQQSEDTITVPFVAPKLKLQQQKIGANSVITNYVQPPISPFFAVWGIQVHNDQIQFQHQLGAYTLYSVIAGAGVLTIADQEYQLPLGTHFIIPATIKDWKISGANIQLIASESTEE from the coding sequence TTGATGGAACCACTGTTTTTAAAGCCTGTTTTTCAGGAAAAAATTTGGGGTGGCCAAAAGTTAGCACAAGAATTTAATTATGATTTACCCGAAGGTAAAATTGGCGAATGTTGGGCAATTTCTGCGCATCCTCATGGACCGTCGCAAGTGGAAAATGGTCCTTATGCGGGCAAATATTTAAATGAACTATGGCAATCTCAACCAGAATTGTTTGGTAATCCACAAGGTAAAGTTTTTCCATTATTAACAAAGATTTTAGACGCAGAGGATAGTCTATCTGTCCAAGTTCATCCAGATAATGCTTATGCCAAGGCACATGAAGGGGAATTGGGTAAGACTGAATGTTGGTATATCATTGCTGCAGAGCCAGATTCGTATCTCATTTATGGACATAATGCTAAAAATCACCAAGAAATGAAAGATATGATTGAAAGTGGTGATTGGCAGCATTTTTTGAAAAAATTACCCGTTCAGGCAGGAGATTTTGTTTTTGTTCCTAGTGGAACAGTGCATGCCTTGAATAAAGGTATTGTAGCCTTAGAAACCCAGCAGAGTAGTGATACGACTTATCGGTTATACGATTATGATCGTGTGGATATGAAAACTGGGAAAAAGCGTGCTTTGCATTTGCAACAATCAGAAGATACAATAACTGTACCTTTTGTGGCACCTAAGCTAAAGTTGCAACAGCAAAAAATTGGTGCTAATAGTGTTATAACAAATTATGTTCAGCCCCCAATTTCACCATTCTTTGCAGTTTGGGGCATTCAAGTCCATAACGATCAAATACAGTTTCAGCATCAATTGGGTGCTTATACACTGTATTCTGTGATTGCTGGTGCGGGTGTCTTAACAATTGCTGATCAAGAATACCAATTGCCCTTGGGGACTCATTTTATAATTCCAGCAACGATTAAAGATTGGAAAATATCCGGCGCTAATATTCAATTAATTGCTTCAGAATCAACAGAAGAGTAA
- a CDS encoding LTA synthase family protein — protein MKDIYKKIAYRIVQILVVILIAAVAYFYLQLAITGHLDRDYLAMYNEIISNPIATAINVLMLMVFVITLIALIGDYWWGIAGSISLFAIMIFVDYQKIVSRSEPLLPSDLIMAKQVGGLIQMVNWLSIVELILFIALMLAAAYFLRKFTKKMWLTKHRIIWPLRVVVAIVGIWAFVFFFQCGNTNSLAYKQLTDLEIYNDNHNPLNVYRSDGTVIGFAFNVRSDPMKRPNGYSEKVIAKIANRYRIADAEKADIGKQPANIIYILNESLTNPRTTSDQYPLQEDSPLSYIDNILQNPQANQASGYMVSPEYGGGTANIEFEANTGFSNYFLKSIPYQDILPKKAYFPSVMHYLENYGYHSDAYHPFAGAMYQRPQAYQALGIHQFKDQKRLKGLHKSKFGEYYTDSSTYPNIYPQQKKAKQLSLVITMQNHMPYITNVGSQSDYQLEDPIKNNTDKTNKMQTYLQELHQSDQAFSKLVDHFKNSDQKTLIVMYGDHYPGDGLYDDLASDILTVHATPFVMVANFPLSNHQYGYFSPNYMSLLMLQQLGYPLTPFYNLLDQLHQQVPVLTKAIQMDDSGNQYTNSHSKKPKWQKSQAYRDYQMVEYDMTYGKGYANKYHMFTVSK, from the coding sequence GTGAAGGATATTTATAAAAAAATAGCTTACCGAATTGTACAGATTTTAGTAGTGATTTTAATTGCAGCAGTTGCTTATTTTTATCTGCAATTAGCAATTACAGGACACTTAGATCGTGATTATTTAGCGATGTATAATGAGATTATTAGTAACCCCATAGCAACAGCAATTAATGTCTTAATGTTAATGGTATTTGTAATCACATTAATTGCACTGATTGGTGATTATTGGTGGGGGATTGCTGGCAGTATTAGTCTGTTTGCAATAATGATTTTTGTTGATTATCAAAAAATAGTCTCTCGCTCTGAGCCCTTATTGCCTTCAGATTTAATCATGGCCAAACAAGTTGGCGGTCTTATTCAGATGGTTAATTGGTTGTCAATTGTTGAACTTATTTTGTTTATAGCTTTAATGTTAGCTGCCGCCTATTTTTTGCGTAAATTTACTAAGAAAATGTGGCTGACTAAACATCGAATAATTTGGCCACTGAGAGTAGTAGTAGCAATTGTTGGTATTTGGGCGTTTGTGTTCTTTTTTCAGTGTGGCAATACTAATTCTTTAGCTTATAAACAATTAACTGATCTAGAGATTTATAATGACAATCACAATCCATTAAATGTTTATCGCTCAGATGGCACTGTGATTGGTTTTGCATTTAATGTTCGTTCAGATCCGATGAAACGTCCCAATGGTTATAGCGAAAAAGTAATTGCCAAGATAGCTAATCGTTATCGGATAGCTGATGCTGAGAAGGCTGATATAGGCAAGCAACCAGCTAATATTATTTATATTTTGAATGAGTCATTAACTAATCCACGAACTACTTCTGATCAGTATCCACTTCAAGAAGATTCCCCATTAAGCTATATTGACAATATTTTGCAAAATCCTCAGGCCAATCAGGCTAGTGGATATATGGTATCACCCGAATATGGTGGTGGAACTGCAAATATCGAATTTGAAGCAAATACAGGTTTTTCTAATTACTTTTTAAAGAGTATTCCTTATCAAGATATTTTGCCGAAAAAAGCCTATTTTCCTAGCGTTATGCACTACTTAGAAAATTATGGCTATCATTCTGATGCTTATCATCCTTTTGCCGGAGCCATGTATCAACGCCCTCAAGCCTATCAAGCATTAGGTATTCATCAATTTAAAGATCAAAAGCGGCTTAAAGGACTGCATAAAAGTAAATTTGGAGAATATTACACTGATAGTTCTACGTATCCAAATATCTATCCCCAACAAAAAAAGGCAAAACAATTAAGCTTAGTTATTACCATGCAAAATCATATGCCTTATATCACTAATGTTGGGTCTCAAAGTGATTATCAATTAGAAGATCCGATTAAGAATAATACTGATAAAACTAACAAAATGCAAACTTATTTGCAGGAACTTCATCAGTCAGATCAAGCATTTTCTAAGTTAGTGGATCATTTTAAGAATTCAGATCAAAAAACTTTAATTGTGATGTATGGTGATCACTATCCTGGAGACGGCTTGTATGATGATTTAGCATCAGATATTTTGACAGTGCATGCGACTCCTTTTGTGATGGTTGCTAATTTTCCTTTGAGCAACCACCAATATGGCTATTTTTCACCTAATTACATGTCTTTATTGATGTTACAACAACTAGGCTATCCTTTAACGCCGTTTTATAATTTACTTGATCAATTACATCAGCAAGTTCCTGTCTTAACTAAGGCAATTCAGATGGATGACAGCGGCAATCAGTACACTAATTCACATTCTAAGAAACCCAAGTGGCAAAAATCGCAAGCTTATCGTGATTACCAAATGGTAGAATATGATATGACTTATGGGAAAGGCTATGCAAATAAATATCATATGTTTACAGTATCTAAATAA
- the groES gene encoding co-chaperone GroES: MLKPLGDRILVQVDEEKEQTVGGIVLANNAKEKPQTGEIVAVGAGDKAPDGKIIPMTLKKGDRVIYDKYAGSEVKYEGNKYLVMHEKDVMAVIE; encoded by the coding sequence TTGTTAAAGCCATTAGGTGATCGTATCTTAGTACAAGTCGATGAAGAAAAAGAACAAACTGTTGGTGGAATTGTTTTAGCAAACAATGCTAAGGAAAAGCCACAAACAGGAGAAATTGTAGCCGTAGGCGCTGGTGACAAAGCACCAGATGGAAAAATTATTCCTATGACTCTTAAAAAGGGCGACAGAGTTATCTATGACAAGTATGCCGGCTCCGAAGTTAAATATGAAGGCAATAAATATTTAGTTATGCATGAAAAAGATGTCATGGCTGTTATTGAATAA
- the groL gene encoding chaperonin GroEL (60 kDa chaperone family; promotes refolding of misfolded polypeptides especially under stressful conditions; forms two stacked rings of heptamers to form a barrel-shaped 14mer; ends can be capped by GroES; misfolded proteins enter the barrel where they are refolded when GroES binds), whose translation MAKEIRFSEDARAKMLKGVDQLADTVKTTMGPKGRNVVLEKSYGSPNITNDGVTIAKDIELDDHFENMGAKLVSEVASKTNDIAGDGTTTATVLAQAIIREGMKNVTAGANPVGIRTGIEKATKAAIDELHKISHKVDGRDQITQVASVSSSSEQVGELIADAMEKVGHDGVITIEESKGIETTSDVVEGMQFDRGYLSQYMVTDNDKMEADLENPYILITDKKISNIQDILPLLQSIVQQGKALLIIADDVDGEALPTLVLNKIRGTFNVVAVKAPGFGDRRKEQLEDIAILTGGTLITSDLGLELKDTTIDQLGQAGRVTVTKDNTTIVQGSGSKSAIEERVNLVKKQIEETTSDFDKEKLQERLAKLAGGVGVIKVGAATETELKERKYRIEDALNATRAAVEEGYVAGGGTALMNVIPAVEKLSQTETGDVQTGINIVKRALEAPVRQIAENAGKEGSVVVEHLKGQKPEVGYNAASDKWENMIDAGIIDPTKVTRSALQNAASVSALILTTEAVVADKPEPKADDAAAGAGNPAGGMGGMM comes from the coding sequence ATGGCAAAGGAAATTAGATTTTCAGAAGACGCTCGAGCAAAAATGCTCAAGGGTGTTGATCAATTAGCAGACACAGTTAAGACAACTATGGGACCAAAGGGTCGTAATGTAGTTCTAGAAAAATCTTATGGTTCTCCTAACATAACTAATGATGGTGTTACAATTGCTAAAGATATCGAATTAGATGATCATTTCGAAAATATGGGAGCTAAGTTAGTTTCTGAAGTTGCTTCCAAAACCAATGATATTGCTGGTGATGGTACCACAACTGCAACTGTTTTGGCACAAGCAATTATTCGTGAAGGTATGAAAAATGTTACTGCCGGTGCTAACCCAGTAGGCATTAGAACTGGTATTGAAAAGGCAACAAAAGCTGCAATTGATGAGTTGCATAAAATTTCTCATAAGGTTGATGGCCGTGACCAAATTACACAAGTAGCTTCTGTATCTTCTTCTAGTGAACAAGTTGGTGAATTAATTGCTGACGCGATGGAAAAAGTTGGTCATGATGGTGTCATCACCATTGAAGAATCTAAGGGTATTGAAACAACATCAGATGTTGTTGAAGGTATGCAATTTGATCGAGGCTACTTATCTCAATACATGGTTACAGATAATGATAAGATGGAAGCAGATTTAGAAAATCCTTATATTTTGATTACAGATAAGAAGATTTCTAATATTCAAGATATCTTGCCATTATTGCAATCTATTGTTCAACAAGGAAAAGCACTTTTAATTATTGCTGACGATGTTGACGGTGAAGCATTACCAACTTTAGTTTTGAACAAGATTCGTGGTACATTTAATGTTGTAGCAGTTAAAGCACCTGGTTTTGGCGATCGTCGTAAAGAACAATTAGAAGATATCGCAATTTTAACCGGTGGAACTTTGATTACTTCTGACTTAGGATTAGAATTAAAAGACACAACTATTGATCAATTAGGTCAAGCAGGACGTGTAACTGTAACTAAAGATAATACAACTATTGTTCAAGGTTCTGGTTCTAAATCCGCAATTGAAGAAAGAGTCAACTTAGTTAAGAAACAAATCGAAGAAACAACTTCTGATTTTGATAAAGAAAAACTTCAAGAACGCTTAGCTAAATTAGCTGGTGGTGTTGGTGTAATCAAAGTCGGTGCTGCAACAGAAACTGAATTAAAAGAACGTAAATATCGGATTGAAGATGCTTTGAATGCTACACGTGCAGCAGTTGAAGAAGGCTATGTTGCTGGTGGTGGTACAGCATTGATGAATGTTATTCCAGCTGTTGAAAAGTTATCCCAAACAGAAACTGGCGATGTTCAAACTGGTATTAATATTGTAAAACGCGCATTGGAAGCTCCTGTACGTCAAATTGCTGAAAATGCTGGTAAAGAAGGTTCAGTTGTTGTTGAACACTTGAAAGGCCAAAAACCTGAAGTAGGTTACAATGCTGCTTCTGATAAGTGGGAAAACATGATTGATGCTGGAATTATTGACCCAACTAAAGTTACACGTTCTGCATTGCAAAATGCAGCTAGTGTATCAGCATTGATTTTAACAACTGAAGCAGTTGTTGCTGATAAGCCAGAACCAAAGGCTGATGATGCTGCTGCCGGTGCAGGTAACCCAGCTGGCGGTATGGGCGGTATGATGTAA
- a CDS encoding DUF6056 family protein codes for MRTSNRIRPLIYLIIFVIFGLIGYWMPLVGDDLNWWSAWGTHYFSSGTFLTYDGRYLGDLLVILMTHSKLISFCIYGSCAALITYLVNLISRILFQRDYQVIGAILMAIGLLLAPKDVFRQIWGWHAGFANYVPSIIFPLFFIYLICAYYDQPNKKINFSQSTSFLILLAAILSQFLAEHITLLNCFNDFLLLIFFRRHFSPEFFQKYFRWIFIGNLIGAFLMFINGAYIKLLFAGHDSYRHIDSQQAALLPYLKTFVSHYRVILLLIILLAIILVNFYYQTDYPNYSKLKLINGWLIIDAIVALLPFIVITPFGPRCIFGSYTLIIALLVINLTARLPHYYKILTPLSLLALLFLGFYFNKISLNYYQTNKLSQDYCQYQQTLQRKDFYVINYSNIDYLWSSNMSEDPMFLHFFVGDSNHKIIAVNYEDWKAYAPHYKVGNFQKLEQQIIRQHK; via the coding sequence ATGCGTACAAGTAACAGAATCCGGCCCTTAATTTATCTAATAATTTTTGTTATTTTTGGATTAATTGGTTATTGGATGCCATTAGTTGGCGATGATTTAAATTGGTGGAGTGCTTGGGGGACACATTATTTTAGTAGTGGGACTTTTTTAACTTACGATGGTCGTTATTTAGGAGATTTATTAGTTATCTTAATGACTCACTCCAAGTTAATTTCTTTTTGTATTTATGGAAGTTGTGCCGCACTTATTACCTATCTAGTAAATTTAATTTCGCGTATACTTTTCCAGCGTGATTATCAAGTAATTGGAGCTATTTTAATGGCTATTGGGCTGTTATTAGCTCCCAAAGATGTTTTTCGCCAAATCTGGGGCTGGCATGCCGGTTTTGCTAACTATGTTCCATCCATTATTTTTCCTTTATTTTTTATTTATCTTATCTGTGCTTATTATGATCAACCAAATAAAAAAATTAATTTTTCCCAATCCACTAGCTTCTTAATTTTATTAGCTGCAATATTAAGCCAATTTTTAGCAGAACATATAACTTTGTTAAATTGCTTCAACGATTTTTTACTTTTAATTTTTTTCCGCCGTCATTTTAGTCCTGAATTTTTCCAAAAATATTTTCGGTGGATTTTTATAGGTAACTTAATCGGCGCATTTTTGATGTTTATCAATGGAGCTTATATCAAATTATTATTTGCTGGCCATGACAGCTATCGCCATATAGACTCGCAACAAGCAGCTTTACTGCCTTATCTCAAAACCTTTGTAAGTCATTATCGCGTTATTCTACTATTAATAATACTGCTGGCAATTATCTTAGTTAATTTTTATTATCAAACTGATTATCCGAATTATTCAAAATTAAAACTGATCAATGGGTGGCTTATAATTGATGCAATTGTAGCTTTATTACCATTTATTGTAATTACCCCATTTGGTCCCCGTTGTATTTTTGGCAGTTATACTTTGATAATCGCCTTGTTAGTAATTAATCTGACAGCACGTTTACCACATTACTATAAGATATTAACTCCCTTAAGTTTACTTGCATTGTTATTTTTAGGATTTTATTTTAACAAAATCTCACTTAATTACTATCAAACCAACAAATTATCGCAAGATTATTGTCAATATCAACAGACACTCCAGCGAAAAGACTTTTATGTTATCAACTATTCTAATATCGACTATTTATGGTCCTCAAACATGAGTGAGGACCCGATGTTTTTGCATTTTTTTGTTGGAGACTCCAATCATAAAATTATCGCAGTTAATTATGAAGATTGGAAAGCTTATGCTCCTCACTATAAAGTTGGTAATTTTCAAAAATTGGAACAGCAAATAATCCGTCAACACAAATAA
- a CDS encoding TIGR00282 family metallophosphoesterase: MRIVFVGDVMGEIGMRAVKMYLPLIKAKFHPQVTIVNGENADNGRGIKATQFKAILQAGADVVTLGNHAWDKRDVNELLATNDNLLRPANYPGKNTPGQGMVIKKVNQQQLAIINLQGRALMNPLDDPFMIADQLLQQVPKETKIFVDFHAEATSEKGALAHYLDGRVDAVVGTHTHVQTNDAHVLPKGTAFLTDVGMSGSYDGILGVKASSSVQRFLTQQPTRYEIDDNGRPQINYCVLDLETHNHIQVGQINPDHPLDV, from the coding sequence ATGAGAATAGTGTTTGTAGGCGATGTAATGGGTGAAATTGGAATGCGGGCCGTTAAAATGTATTTGCCCTTAATTAAAGCTAAGTTTCATCCCCAAGTAACAATTGTCAATGGTGAAAATGCTGATAATGGCCGTGGAATTAAAGCTACACAATTCAAAGCTATCCTACAAGCAGGAGCTGACGTAGTGACACTGGGTAATCATGCTTGGGATAAAAGAGATGTTAATGAACTCTTGGCAACTAATGATAATTTGTTGCGTCCAGCTAATTATCCTGGGAAAAATACTCCTGGTCAAGGTATGGTGATTAAAAAGGTAAATCAACAACAATTAGCGATTATCAATCTGCAAGGACGCGCTTTAATGAATCCATTAGATGATCCTTTTATGATAGCAGATCAGCTTTTACAACAAGTTCCCAAAGAAACAAAAATTTTTGTTGATTTTCATGCGGAGGCAACCAGTGAAAAGGGTGCTTTAGCACATTATCTTGATGGTCGTGTAGATGCCGTAGTGGGTACGCATACCCATGTTCAAACTAACGATGCCCATGTCTTGCCGAAAGGAACGGCTTTTTTGACTGATGTAGGGATGAGTGGTTCTTATGATGGCATTTTAGGAGTGAAAGCAAGTTCTAGTGTGCAAAGATTTTTAACCCAGCAACCAACTCGTTATGAAATTGATGATAATGGTCGCCCACAAATTAATTATTGTGTACTTGATTTAGAAACGCATAATCATATTCAAGTAGGACAAATCAATCCAGACCACCCTTTAGATGTTTAA
- the mutS gene encoding DNA mismatch repair protein MutS, whose amino-acid sequence MPQKTKDTPMMQQYLSIKKDYPDAFLFYRIGDFYEMFYDDAIKGSQILELTLTARNKNASDPIPMCGVPHHAADSYIEILVDKGYKVAICEQLENPKEAKGMVKRGIIKLVTPGTNLEDKPNQSKENNYLAAIFAVKDEFGFAYTDLSTGEVNVTSFTDFKQVKNELLNLRCKEVVVSPDFDTALAEQIKDLGILISQETPQKSYAEVAFVTQSLKEQSTKQAVNYLIAYLIETQKRSLAHLQIAKVYAANKYLQMDHNAQNNLEVFRSLRTGEKSGTLAWLLDETKTAMGSRLLKQWLRQPLLDQQALIKRQDVVQILLDNYFQRSSLQDYLTKVYDLERLAGRVAFGNVNGRDLIQLATSLQQVPKIKATLRDLNEPIINQLVEQLPDSQGILNLIEKAIVDDPPISITEGNLIRDGYNKQLDQYRDAMKNGKDWIVQLQVQEQKLTGIKNLKIGFNRVFGYYIEITNANKAQVPEDRYQRKQTLTNAERYITPELKEKERIILEAEEKSTILEHQLFVQIRDQIKQQIAPIQVLAQKLAWLDVLQGFAVISERYHYIRPHFTDKNQVNIIDGRHPVVEKVLGKQKYIPNSVKMNARTSVLLITGPNMSGKSTYMRQIALIVIMAQVGCFIPAQKAELPIFDHIFTRIGAADDLISGNSTFMVEMMEANDALQHATAHSLIIFDEIGRGTATYDGMALAQAIVEYLNNHVHAKTLFSTHYHELTELASELDSVQNIHVDATQENGKLVFLHKVLPGPADKSYGIHVAKLAGLPTELLQRAQKILTSLENQSLTVNPVDKNTPQLPQSQVKEPKQQLSLFSEPQPSHNQALLQQLKDANLMKMTPLDAMNLLARLQDELED is encoded by the coding sequence ATGCCACAAAAAACCAAAGATACACCAATGATGCAGCAATATCTGAGTATTAAAAAAGATTATCCGGATGCTTTTTTATTTTATCGGATTGGTGATTTTTATGAAATGTTTTATGATGATGCCATTAAGGGCTCACAGATTTTAGAATTAACATTGACTGCCCGTAATAAAAATGCTTCTGATCCAATTCCAATGTGTGGGGTTCCACATCATGCAGCAGACAGTTATATTGAAATTTTGGTTGATAAAGGCTACAAAGTGGCAATTTGTGAACAGCTCGAAAATCCCAAAGAAGCTAAAGGGATGGTTAAGCGGGGCATTATTAAGTTAGTCACTCCGGGAACTAATTTAGAAGATAAACCCAATCAAAGTAAGGAAAATAATTATTTAGCCGCTATCTTTGCAGTTAAAGATGAATTTGGGTTTGCCTATACAGATTTATCGACAGGCGAAGTGAATGTAACTAGCTTTACCGATTTTAAACAAGTTAAAAATGAATTGCTTAATTTGCGTTGTAAAGAAGTCGTAGTTAGTCCTGACTTTGATACCGCACTAGCGGAGCAAATTAAAGATTTAGGTATTTTAATTTCTCAAGAAACTCCTCAAAAAAGTTATGCCGAAGTGGCTTTTGTCACGCAATCTTTAAAAGAACAATCCACTAAACAAGCTGTAAATTATTTAATTGCTTATTTAATTGAAACCCAAAAACGCTCTCTTGCTCATCTACAAATTGCTAAAGTTTATGCTGCCAATAAATATTTACAAATGGACCATAATGCGCAAAATAACTTAGAAGTCTTTCGTTCATTAAGAACAGGAGAAAAATCGGGGACTTTGGCCTGGCTATTGGATGAAACTAAGACTGCTATGGGAAGTCGCTTACTGAAGCAGTGGTTGCGGCAACCATTGTTGGATCAACAAGCGTTAATTAAACGTCAAGATGTTGTGCAAATATTATTAGATAATTATTTTCAACGGAGTTCTCTACAAGATTATTTAACCAAAGTATATGATTTAGAGCGTTTAGCAGGACGAGTAGCTTTTGGCAATGTTAATGGACGTGATTTGATTCAATTAGCTACTTCATTACAGCAAGTTCCCAAAATCAAAGCTACTTTACGAGATTTGAATGAACCAATTATCAATCAATTAGTGGAGCAATTGCCTGATAGTCAAGGAATTTTGAATTTAATTGAGAAAGCCATTGTTGATGATCCACCGATTTCAATTACAGAAGGTAATTTGATTAGAGATGGTTATAATAAGCAGCTGGACCAATATCGTGATGCTATGAAAAATGGCAAAGATTGGATTGTACAATTACAAGTTCAAGAACAAAAACTGACAGGTATTAAAAATCTTAAAATTGGTTTTAACCGAGTTTTCGGCTATTATATTGAAATAACTAATGCTAATAAAGCTCAAGTGCCCGAAGATCGTTATCAGCGCAAACAAACACTGACAAATGCTGAACGTTATATTACGCCAGAATTAAAAGAAAAAGAAAGAATCATATTAGAAGCAGAAGAGAAGTCCACGATTTTAGAACATCAACTATTTGTTCAGATTCGTGATCAAATAAAACAACAAATAGCACCTATTCAAGTATTAGCACAAAAACTAGCTTGGCTGGACGTGTTGCAGGGATTTGCAGTTATTAGTGAACGATATCATTATATCCGGCCTCACTTTACTGATAAGAACCAAGTTAATATTATTGATGGCCGTCATCCCGTAGTAGAAAAGGTTCTCGGCAAGCAAAAATATATACCTAATAGTGTGAAGATGAACGCTAGAACTTCCGTTTTATTGATTACTGGCCCTAACATGTCTGGTAAAAGTACCTATATGCGTCAAATTGCCTTGATTGTCATCATGGCTCAAGTAGGTTGCTTTATTCCAGCACAAAAAGCTGAGCTACCGATTTTTGATCATATTTTCACTCGTATTGGAGCAGCAGATGATTTGATTTCCGGAAATTCTACCTTTATGGTAGAAATGATGGAAGCCAATGATGCTTTGCAGCATGCAACAGCGCACTCATTGATTATTTTTGATGAAATTGGTCGCGGAACTGCAACTTATGATGGGATGGCTTTGGCTCAAGCAATTGTCGAATATTTAAATAATCATGTTCATGCTAAGACTTTGTTTTCTACCCATTATCATGAATTAACAGAGTTAGCCAGTGAACTTGACTCAGTGCAAAATATCCATGTAGACGCCACACAAGAAAATGGGAAATTGGTTTTCTTGCATAAAGTGTTACCTGGTCCTGCCGATAAATCTTACGGAATTCATGTGGCCAAGTTAGCAGGCTTACCAACGGAATTATTACAACGGGCTCAAAAAATTCTGACTAGTTTAGAAAATCAGTCACTGACAGTTAATCCTGTGGATAAGAACACCCCCCAATTACCTCAGTCACAAGTGAAAGAACCAAAACAGCAACTGTCGTTATTTAGCGAACCACAGCCTAGTCATAATCAAGCTCTATTGCAGCAGCTGAAAGATGCAAATTTGATGAAAATGACACCTTTAGATGCTATGAATTTGTTGGCTCGTTTGCAAGACGAATTGGAGGATTAA